One Hippoglossus stenolepis isolate QCI-W04-F060 chromosome 22, HSTE1.2, whole genome shotgun sequence DNA segment encodes these proteins:
- the si:dkey-14d8.1 gene encoding zinc finger protein 768, with translation MEKRSDTAGAGGALPLTSLRLMASPLQLTYSYLWQVIRQRNVKQYGKVEEFVTMVTQTVPELMGFKQTAQLILGLRARIILDLLHKEGPPDTRAIQILINKLKVSSSGKETEVEKCQTNFLVLVQSLLKNPAERKRFFQEVFPVQYGTKFDTALQALTAGLVCKLEQLLPVPNLTQLGTMISSDPGLLEACGGFIPDTKDLKTLLLHQQAKGLLGVKATISSSVGDCVLSSLAFRPKPVEPPPPPPPPPPPPAESPKPLQVTLMDTSPASLSDTEDLGVMSEDADSPGTPAARRQLRGRHSEKTSRCSAAKESVTKLAQRENLAQEKSSTQEESPTTEQSTAEDGATATSEKPEPQQLPLKTIPFKVVPIKTPSALQNTGSAGTKDGQKPQTQRVTLHQWVSQIATNSLSLPALPPLPPASLGGGYGIRPRKKQIRPSSDRFTCSVCDKSFPYQSKLMDHERIHTGEKPFMCTACHKSFRTQAFLNNHLKTHSTARPYACGQCGKCYTKLQSLTKHILAHNGQKPFYCNICNKGFTQSTYFKRHMECHTSQVTFPCKHCNKNFPTAFKLTNHERWHTRDRPHMCERCGKRFLVPSLLKRHMGYHIGDRQYLCSQCGKTFVYLSDLKRHQQDHVPKAKIPCPICQKKFSSKYCLRVHLRIHTRERPYRCSICDKSFTQVGNLKVHIRLHSNERPFSCDVCGKTYKLASHLNVHKRTHTCKKPWTCDTCGKGFSVPGLLKKHEQLHTREANPDFAGKRRHRAKHKKHSLKRKYDEEDEGSDDY, from the exons ATGGAGAAACGCTCCGATACAGCAG GGGCTGGAGGTGCCCTGCCCCTCACCTCCCTCCGCTTGATGGCCTCCCCCCTGCAGCTGACGTACTCGTACCTGTGGCAGGTCATTCGACAGCGGAACGTGAAGCAGTACGGCAAGGTGGAGGAGTTTGTGACCATGGTGACGCAGACGGTTCCCGAGCTGATGGGCTTCAAGCAGACTGCCCAGCTCATCCTGGGGTTGAGAGCGAGG ATCATTTTGGACTTGCTTCACAAAGAGGGTCCACCGGATACCCGAGCCATTCAAATTCTTATCAACAAGTTGAAGGTCTCTTCTTCGGGG AAGGAGACAGAAGTGGAGAAATGTCAAACCAACTTCTTGGTGCTGGTCCAGAGTCTGCTGAAAAACCCTGCTGAAAGGAAGCGCTTCTTTCAG gaagtGTTTCCTGTTCAGTACGGCACAAAGTTTGACACAGCGCTGCAGGCTCTGACCGCAGGCCTGGTGTGCAAGCTGGAGCAGCTCCTTCCTGTTCCCAATCTGACCCAG CTCGGTACCATGATCTCATCCGATCCCGGCCTCCTGGAGGCGTGTGGAGGCTTCATCCCCGACACCAAGGACCTGAAGACGCTCCTCCTACACCAGCAGGCCAAAGGACTCCTTGGTGTTAAAG CTACCATCTCTTCATCAGTGGGCGATTGCGTACTCTCTTCACTCGCCTTTCGGCCCAAACCAGTGGagccaccgccaccaccaccaccaccaccacctccaccagcagAATCACCGAAACCATTACAGGTCACCCTCATGGACACGAGCCCAGCCTCCCTTAGTGACACCGAAGACTTGGGAGTAATGTCAGAGGACGCGGACAGCCCAGGAACTCCCGCTGCTAGACGACAGCTAAGAGGGCGACACAGTGAGAAAACCAGCAGGTGCAGCGCTGCGAAGGAAAGTGTCACAAAATTAGCTCAGAGGGAGAATCTGGCGCAGGAGAAGAGTTCCACGCAGGAAGAGTCTCCCACGACCGAACAGAGCACAGCAGAAGACGGAGCAACAGCAACATCAGAGAAACCAGAGCCACAACAGTTGCCGTTGAAAACAATCCCTTTCAAGGTAGTTCCGATTAAAACTCCCTCCGCCTTACAGAACACAGGCAGTGCAGGAACGAAAGATGGTCAAAAGCCCCAGACTCAGAGAGTCACGCTGCATCAGTGGGTGTCGCAGATCGCCACTAATTCTCTCTCACTTCCAGCGTTGCCACCGCTTCCCCCAGCCAGTCTGGGTGGAGGATATGGCATAAGACCGAGGAAAAAGCAAATCAGGCCGTCATCTGACAGATTTACCTGCAGCGTGTGCGATAAGAGCTTCCCTTATCAGTCCAAGCTAATGGACCACGAGCGCATTCACACCGGAGAGAAGCCCTTCATGTGCACGGCGTGCCACAAAAGTTTCCGAACACAGGCGTTCCTCAACAACCACCTGAAGACCCACAGCACGGCGCGTCCCTACGCTTGCGGCCAGTGCGGCAAGTGTTACACGAAGCTGCAGAGCTTGACGAAGCACATCCTCGCCCACAATGGCCAAAAGCCCTTCTACTGCAACATCTGCAACAAGGGCTTCACGCAGTCCACCTACTTCAAAAGACACATGGAGTGCCACACCAGCCAGGTGACGTTCCCCTGCAAGCACTGCAACAAGAACTTCCCGACAGCCTTCAAGCTGACGAACCACGAGCGCTGGCACACCAGGGATCGCCCCCACATGTGCGAGCGCTGCGGCAAGAGATTCCTCGTTCCCAGCTTGCTGAAGAGACACATGGGCTACCACATCGGCGACCGCCAGTATCTCTGCTCCCAGTGCGGCAAGACCTTCGTCTATTTGTCCGACCTGAAGAGGCACCAGCAGGACCACGTGCCCAAAGCGAAGATCCCGTGCCCGATCTGCCAAAAGAAGTTCTCCAGCAAGTACTGCCTGAGGGTGCACCTGAGGATTCACACCAGAGAGAGGCCCTACCGGTGCTCCATATGCGACAAGAGCTTCACTCAGGTGGGGAATCTGAAGGTTCACATCCGCCTGCACAGCAACGAGCGACCCTTCAGCTGCGACGTGTGTGGGAAAACCTACAAGCTGGCGTCCCATCTGAACGTCCACAAAAGGACTCACACGTGCAAGAAGCCCTGGACGTGTGACACGTGCGGGAAGGGATTCTCCGTCCCCGGCCTCCTGAAGAAGCACGAGCAGCTGCATACGAGGGAGGCGAACCCCGACTTCGCCGGCAAGCGCAGGCACAGGGCTAAGCACAAGAAGCACTCCCTGAAGAGGAAGTACGACGAGGAAGACGAGGGCAGTGATGATTATTAA